The Rhodococcus sp. B50 DNA window GTCGAGATCCAGTTGCCGTCGGCCGTGGTCGACGAGGCCGGTGAACCGATTGCGCACGCCGTCTGGGCCGTGAAGACCTTCTGAGCCCGGCCGCACGAACGACAGGCCGCCCTCGCCGGTAGCGAGGGCGGCCTGTCGTGTTTCGTCCCTAGTGGTCGAGCTCGCGCGCGATCGCCCGCATGACCTCGGAGATGCGCTGCCCGGTCTTGCGGTCGGGATAACGCCCGCGCCGCAGATCAGGCTGTACCGCTGCTTCGAGCAGCTTGATCATGTCCTCGACCATGCCGTGCAGCTCGTCCGGTGCGCGGCGCTTCTGCTGGGCAGGAGCCTCGCGGCGTCCCTGCCGCAGCGTGGGTTGCTCGAGGAGCTCGACCTTGAGCGCCTGCGGACCCCGGCGACCCACCGCCATACCGAACTCGACGCGCTGGCCGGGCTTGAGCGCCTCCACTCCCTCGGGGAGCGCGGAGGCGCGCACGTAGACGTCCTCACCCTCGTCCTGGGACAGGAAGCCGAAGCCCTTTTCGACGTCGTACCACTTCACCTTGCCGGTCGGCACCGCGCTCACCTGCTCCTCGACAGCTGTGCCCCGGACGGGGCAACCCGTTTACCATGCAAAACAACGCGCCCCGACTCGGTCGAGCGGGACGCGTGGACGCTCCTCAGTGTACCTGCAGGGGTGTGCGTCCCCCCGAATCGTCTTCCCGCTCCCGGACGTCACCACGGGACTCCGCGACGACTACCGTGGTCACGTGGGTACTTCATCTTCGGATTCGTCTGCCGCCCCGCGTAACGGCCTCCTGAAGGCCGCGATCGTGTGCTTCGCCGTCGGCGTGGTGGCCGTCCTCGCCATCTTCCTCACCCCGTTGATCACCGACGGCAAGCCCG harbors:
- a CDS encoding cold-shock protein; translation: MPTGKVKWYDVEKGFGFLSQDEGEDVYVRASALPEGVEALKPGQRVEFGMAVGRRGPQALKVELLEQPTLRQGRREAPAQQKRRAPDELHGMVEDMIKLLEAAVQPDLRRGRYPDRKTGQRISEVMRAIARELDH